The following coding sequences are from one Salvia hispanica cultivar TCC Black 2014 chromosome 3, UniMelb_Shisp_WGS_1.0, whole genome shotgun sequence window:
- the LOC125212975 gene encoding D-ribulose kinase isoform X1: MVASLYNCSCTSSLLLHQKFPSKCYNARKSISISNSSSKSEASNLIMRSVNTDVDVEVGEKLYLGMDFGTSGARYALINKAGEIHAEGKREYPLYMSEDRVDWVKSWRATLFCLLEDIPVSLRPFVASISIDGTSATTMIVDRETGESLCRPFLYNESCPEALATVKEVAPLNHTVCSGSSTLCKLVSWWRSTCAAERPPTSAVLLHQADWLLSLLHGTIGVSDYNNALKVGYDPEVESYPRWLLAQPYSSVLPRVQAPGTTIGYMQENIRTCYGFGKDCVICTGTTDSIAAFLAARADRPGKAVTSLGSTLAIKLLSTTRVEDARFGVYSHRLDDKWLVGGASNTGGAVLRKIFTDEQLQELSKRINPAQASPLDYYPLVGIGERFPSADPNMEPRLQPRPENDADYLHGILESIAHIEAKGYTLLKELGATPVDEVFTAGGGSRNEKWIAIRERVLGLPVSRALHTEAAYGAALLAIKGAAGQL, translated from the exons ATGGTGGCCTCACTTTACAATTGCTCTTGCACAAGCTCATTGCTTCTTCACCAAAAATTTCCTA GTAAGTGCTATAATGCAAGGAAATCAATTTCAAtaagtaatagtagtagtaaatcaGAAGCAAGCAACCTTATTATGAGAAGTGTGAACACCGATGTCGACGTTGAAGTCGGGGAAAAGCTGTATCTCGGAATGGACTTCGGCACATCCGGTGCTCGGTATGCTCTGATCAACAAGGCAGGCGAGATACATGccgagggaaagagagagtaCCCCTTGTATATG AGTGAGGATAGAGTAGATTGGGTGAAATCATGGAGAGCAACACTATTCTGTCTGTTGGAGGATATCCCAGTTAGCCTTCGGCCCTTTGTTGCTTCGATTTCGATTGATGGCACTTCTGCAACGACGATGATTGTTGATAG AGAAACAGGCGAATCGTTGTGTAGACCGTTCCTCTACAACGAGAGCTGTCCAGAAGCCTTGGCGACTGTGAAGGAAGTCGCGCCTCTTAATCACACGGTTTGCTCTGGCTCTTCCACGCTGTGCAAGCTCGTCTCATGGTGGCGTAGTACTTGTGCTGCTGAGAGGCCTCCAACTTCAGCAGTGTTGCTGCATCAAGCGGACTGGCTGTTGTCGCTTCTCCACGGAACGATTGGAGTCTCGGATTACAACAATGCTTTGAAA GTTGGTTATGATCCTGAAGTCGAGTCGTATCCTCGTTGGTTGCTGGCTCAGCCGTATTCTAGCGTTCTGCCTCGTGTACAAGCTCCCGGGACCACAATTGGCTATATGCAAGAGAATATCAGAACATGTTATG GTTTTGGAAAGGATTGTGTAATCTGCACAGGGACGACGGATAGTATCGCGGCCTTCCTTGCAGCACGTGCTGATCGGCCTGGAAAAGCT GTCACATCTTTGGGTTCGACTCTCGCAATCAAACTACTAAGCACTACGCGAGTGGAAGATGCGCGTTTTGGCGTATATAGCCATAGGCTTGACGACAAATGGCTTGTTGGAGGAGCTTCAAACACGGGAGGAGCTGTTCTCAGGAAAATTTTCACAGACGAACAACTACAAGAGCTAAGCAAGAGGATAAATCCCGCACAAGCCTCTCCTTTGGACTATTATCCCCTCGTAGGCATCGGGGAGAGGTTTCCTAGTGCTGACCCGAATATGGAGCCGAG GTTACAACCTCGCCCGGAAAATGATGCCGACTACCTACACGGTATATTGGAGTCGATTGCTCACATTGAG GCAAAGGGTTACACCTTGTTGAAGGAATTGGGAGCCACCCCTGTTGATGAGGTCTTCACTGCGGGCGGTGGTTCAAGAAACGAGAAATGGATCGCTATCCGAGAGCGCGTTTTGGGCCTACCTGTGAGTCGGGCGCTGCACACGGAAGCTGCTTATGGAGCTGCATTGCTAGCTATCAAGGGTGCTGCTGGTCAGCTATAA
- the LOC125212975 gene encoding D-ribulose kinase isoform X2: MVASLYNCSCTSSLLLHQKFPSKCYNARKSISISNSSSKSEASNLIMRSVNTDVDVEVGEKLYLGMDFGTSGARYALINKAGEIHAEGKREYPLYMSEDRVDWVKSWRATLFCLLEDIPVSLRPFVASISIDGTSATTMIVDRETGESLCRPFLYNESCPEALATVKEVAPLNHTVCSGSSTLCKLVSWWRSTCAAERPPTSAVLLHQADWLLSLLHGTIGVSDYNNALKVGYDPEVESYPRWLLAQPYSSVLPRVQAPGTTIGYMQENIRTCYGFGKDCVICTGTTDSIAAFLAARADRPGKAVTSLGSTLAIKLLSTTRVEDARFGVYSHRLDDKWLVGGASNTGGAVLRKIFTDEQLQELSKRINPAQASPLDYYPLVGIGERFPSADPNMEPRLQPRPENDADYLHGKGLHLVEGIGSHPC; the protein is encoded by the exons ATGGTGGCCTCACTTTACAATTGCTCTTGCACAAGCTCATTGCTTCTTCACCAAAAATTTCCTA GTAAGTGCTATAATGCAAGGAAATCAATTTCAAtaagtaatagtagtagtaaatcaGAAGCAAGCAACCTTATTATGAGAAGTGTGAACACCGATGTCGACGTTGAAGTCGGGGAAAAGCTGTATCTCGGAATGGACTTCGGCACATCCGGTGCTCGGTATGCTCTGATCAACAAGGCAGGCGAGATACATGccgagggaaagagagagtaCCCCTTGTATATG AGTGAGGATAGAGTAGATTGGGTGAAATCATGGAGAGCAACACTATTCTGTCTGTTGGAGGATATCCCAGTTAGCCTTCGGCCCTTTGTTGCTTCGATTTCGATTGATGGCACTTCTGCAACGACGATGATTGTTGATAG AGAAACAGGCGAATCGTTGTGTAGACCGTTCCTCTACAACGAGAGCTGTCCAGAAGCCTTGGCGACTGTGAAGGAAGTCGCGCCTCTTAATCACACGGTTTGCTCTGGCTCTTCCACGCTGTGCAAGCTCGTCTCATGGTGGCGTAGTACTTGTGCTGCTGAGAGGCCTCCAACTTCAGCAGTGTTGCTGCATCAAGCGGACTGGCTGTTGTCGCTTCTCCACGGAACGATTGGAGTCTCGGATTACAACAATGCTTTGAAA GTTGGTTATGATCCTGAAGTCGAGTCGTATCCTCGTTGGTTGCTGGCTCAGCCGTATTCTAGCGTTCTGCCTCGTGTACAAGCTCCCGGGACCACAATTGGCTATATGCAAGAGAATATCAGAACATGTTATG GTTTTGGAAAGGATTGTGTAATCTGCACAGGGACGACGGATAGTATCGCGGCCTTCCTTGCAGCACGTGCTGATCGGCCTGGAAAAGCT GTCACATCTTTGGGTTCGACTCTCGCAATCAAACTACTAAGCACTACGCGAGTGGAAGATGCGCGTTTTGGCGTATATAGCCATAGGCTTGACGACAAATGGCTTGTTGGAGGAGCTTCAAACACGGGAGGAGCTGTTCTCAGGAAAATTTTCACAGACGAACAACTACAAGAGCTAAGCAAGAGGATAAATCCCGCACAAGCCTCTCCTTTGGACTATTATCCCCTCGTAGGCATCGGGGAGAGGTTTCCTAGTGCTGACCCGAATATGGAGCCGAG GTTACAACCTCGCCCGGAAAATGATGCCGACTACCTACACG GCAAAGGGTTACACCTTGTTGAAGGAATTGGGAGCCACCCCTGTTGA